A portion of the Sphingobacterium spiritivorum genome contains these proteins:
- a CDS encoding SRPBCC domain-containing protein, producing MKDFKKYFIIPASPDEVYLALTTEITARLWTGDEASIDPVEGGEFSMWDGAIVGKFISLEPGKKIVQQWYFGEQEEPSIVTLKLHEHKKGTSLEVNHIHIPDEAFDDIADGWSNPYMASLIEFYEED from the coding sequence ATGAAAGATTTTAAAAAATATTTTATAATACCCGCAAGTCCTGATGAAGTATATCTGGCACTTACAACAGAGATTACCGCACGCTTATGGACAGGCGACGAAGCATCCATAGATCCTGTAGAAGGTGGAGAATTTTCTATGTGGGATGGAGCAATCGTTGGAAAATTCATCAGTTTAGAGCCTGGTAAAAAGATTGTACAGCAATGGTACTTTGGCGAGCAGGAAGAACCTTCTATTGTTACCCTAAAACTACATGAACATAAAAAAGGGACATCACTGGAAGTTAATCACATCCATATTCCTGACGAGGCATTTGACGATATTGCAGATGGCTGGAGTAATCCGTATATGGCTTCATTAATCGAATTTTACGAAGAAGATTAA